A region from the Lycium barbarum isolate Lr01 chromosome 8, ASM1917538v2, whole genome shotgun sequence genome encodes:
- the LOC132605675 gene encoding protein CUP-SHAPED COTYLEDON 3-like, translating to MGLRDIGSTLPPGFRFYPSDEELICHYLYKKIANQEVIKGTLVEIDLHTCEPWQLPEVAKLNSNEWYFFSFRDRKYATGFRTNRATISGYWKATGKDRTVFDTQTAALIGMRKTLVFYKNRAPNGIKTGWIMHEFRLENPHIPPKEDWVLCRVFHKGTKDENNTSNNLSSENMYETSVTSPGFGVSPLNMDNSGAMPKLLPYGGGSHRPSAANFSNNSIYQSQNSNNLQLSQEINKVLANEMAQYSKCGKEDEFGFLNDMNFEEYSSLQDGGVNSCLSDMRFEDENSLVFI from the exons ATGGGTTTAAGAGATATTGGATCAACTTTGCCACCAGGATTTAGATTCTATCCTAGTGATGAAGAATTAATTTGCCATTATCTTTACAAGAAAATTGCTAATCAAGAAGTCATTAAAGGCACTTTAGTGGAAATTGATCTTCATACTTGTGAACCATGGCAACTTCCTG AGGTGGCAAAGTTGAACTCCaatgaatggtacttcttcagcttTAGAGATCGCAAGTATGCAACCGGTTTTCGAACAAATAGGGCCACCATTTCTGGTTATTGGAAAGCCACAGGCAAAGATAGAACAGTGTTTGATACTCAAACAGCTGCACTCATTGGCATGAGAAAGACTTTGGTGTTTTACAAGAATAGAGCTCCTAATGGGATTAAAACTGGCTGGATTATGCATGAATTTCGTCTCGAAAATCCCCATATACCTCCTAAG GAAGATTGGGTACTATGTCGAGTATTTCACAAAGGTACTAAAGATGAGAACAATACTAGTAACAATCTCAGCTCAGAAAATATGTATGAGACTAGTGTCACATCTCCAGGATTTGGTGTATCTCCTCTCAATATGGACAACAGTGGAGCCATGCCTAAGTTATTGCCTTATGGTGGCGGCAGCCATCGCCCATCAGCTGCCAATTTCTCGAATAACTCTATCTATCAAAGTCAGAACTCTAACAATCTTCAGTTGTCACAAGAGATAAACAAAGTTCTAGCAAATGAAATGGCTCAATACTCAAAGTGTGGCAAGGAGGATGAATTTGGGTTCTTGAATGACATGAATTTTGAAGAATATTCAAGTTTACAAGATGGAGGGGTTAATTCATGCCTTAGTGATATGCGATTTGAGGATGAAAATAGTTtggtttttatttaa